One Xenopus tropicalis strain Nigerian chromosome 8, UCB_Xtro_10.0, whole genome shotgun sequence genomic window carries:
- the lrfn3 gene encoding leucine-rich repeat and fibronectin type III domain-containing protein 1-like protein, with protein sequence MERLAICLLMISTSVKTMMCPKRCSCQNVSPSITILCTKTGLLFVPPTIDRRTAELRLMDNFITTLRRRDFANMTDLIHLTLSRNTISQIMPYAFVDLKGLHALHLDSNRLTSVSEEHLRGLINLRHLILSNNQLHYIAPGSFDDFVDTLEDLDLSYNNLVDIPWETIGRLSSVNTVGLDHNLIDYVPEGIFSNLHKLARLDMTSNKLKKIPPDPLFSRIPVYAKSKGSPLTSLVLSFGGNPLHCNCELMWLRRLTREDDLETCASPAELMGKYFWSIKEEEFVCEPPMITHRTSKLVIMEGQSASLKCKSVGDPDPYVRWISPDGKLVSNTSRTMSYDNGTLDIITTIYADRGNFTCIASNAAGESTANVELTVNPFPNLANSTNCDKETESGLSDILTPAKSSIPSSETKALNDKKVVVAELTSSSALIQWPPQSHIPGIRMYQIQYNSSSDDILIYRMIPSSSKSFFLSDLVSSRNYDLCVLAVYDDGTTALTATRVIGCVQFTTEQEYKQCRSLHAQFLGGTMIIIIGGIIVASVLVFIFILLMKYKVYNNHPKSKPAKVTNVCSQTNGSHSGTMGRSSSKLTERRDSLLQDISGTSVKGKTIVDLSPDGERVTLSDTTFITNDVLSH encoded by the exons ATGGAAAGGCTTGCCATTTGTCTGCTAATGATAAGCACATCTGTGAAGACCATGATGTGCCCCAAGAGATGCTCATGCCAAAATGTCTCTCCATCTATAACTATTCTGTGTACCAAGACAGGCCTTCTCTTCGTGCCCCCTACTATTGACAGGAGGACAGCCGAACTTCGACTTATGGACAACTTTATAACTACTCTAAGAAGGAGAGACTTCGCTAACATGACAGATTTAATCCATTTAACTCTTTCCAGGAATACAATTAGTCAAATAATGCCTTATGCATTTGTTGACCTTAAAGGCCTCCATGCTTTGCACTTGGACAGCAACAGATTAACTTCTGTCAGTGAAGAACATTTGAGGGGTCTAATTAATCTCAGACATTTGATCCTAAGCAATAATCAATTACATTACATTGCTCCAGGGTCATTTGATGATTTCGTAGACACCCTGGAGGATTTAGATTTGTCCTATAACAATCTGGTAGATATACCATGGGAAACCATTGGGAGGCTTTCAAGTGTTAACACGGTGGGCTTAGATCACAATCTGATTGATTATGTCCCTGAGGGGATATTTTCCAATCTCCATAAATTAGCTAGACTAGACATGACCTCCAATAAACTTAAAAAGATTCCCCCAGATCCATTGTTTTCTAGAATTCCCGTGTATGCCAAATCAAAAGGTTCTCCATTGACCTCTTTGGTGCTAAGTTTTGGTGGCAATCCACTTCACTGCAACTGTGAGTTAATGTGGCTTAGACGCCTTACTAGAGAAGATGACCTGGAAACCTGTGCCTCACCTGCAGAGCTGATGGGCAAGTATTTTTGGTCAATAAAGGAAGAAGAATTTGTGTGTGAGCCTCCAATGATTACTCATAGGACTTCCAAACTGGTGATCATGGAAGGTCAAAGTGCGTCCTTGAAGTGCAAATCTGTTGGTGATCCTGATCCCTATGTCCGGTGGATTTCCCCAGATGGGAAACTAGTTTCAAATACTTCCAGGACTATGTCCTATGACAATGGAACTCTGGACATTATCACAACTATATACGCAGACCGTGGAAACTTTACCTGTATAGCATCCAATGCAGCAGGAGAGTCAACGGCCAATGTAGAACTTACTGTAAATCCTTTTCCTAATCTTGCCAACAGCACCAATTGTGATAAGGAAACAGAATCAGGCCTCTCAGATATATTAACACCCGCCAAGTCTAGCATCCCTTCCAGTGAAACGAAAGCTTTGAATGATAAAAAGGTTGTGGTTGCTGAGTTAACCTCATCCTCGGCTCTCATCCAATGGCCTCCCCAGAGTCACATCCCAGGTATAAGAATGTACCAGATCCAGTATAACAGTTCATCGGATGACATCCTCATTTACAG AATGATTCCCTCATCAAGCAAGTCATTCTTCTTAAGTGACCTGGTTTCATCTCGCAATTATGATCTGTGTGTTCTTGCTGTGTATGATGATGGTACAACTGCCCTAACTGCAACTAGAGTGATTGGATGTGTTCAATTTACAACAGAACAGGAATACAAACAGTGCAGGTCTCTACATGCACAATTTCTAGGTGGAACCATGATTATTATCATTGGTGGCATTATTGTAGCGTCTGTCCTAGTCTTTATTTTCATCTTGCTTATGAAGTATAAAGTCTACAACAACCATCCTAAATCTAAACCAGCCAAGGTAACCAATGTATGTTCTCAAACCAATGGAAGCCACAGTGGGACAATGGGACGTTCATCATCCAAGCTAACTGAAAGAAGGGACAGTCTTCTGCAGGACATCTCAGGAACATCTGTCAAAGGCAAAACAATAGTTGACCTCAGCCCAGATGGTGAAAGAGTGACTTTGTCCGACACTACCTTTATAACAAATGATGTTTTGTCACACTAG